In a genomic window of Nodosilinea sp. E11:
- a CDS encoding ATP-binding cassette domain-containing protein, producing the protein MPTIDVEQLSKHYPVALKEAGLGGTLKHFLRRQYRMVQAVQDISFHIEPGEVVGFLGPNGAGKTTTLKMLTGLIHPSNGSVRVGDHIPFQRRASFLQDITLVMGQKQQLLWDLPALDSLRINGAIYGLSDKEFRYRVDELADMLSLQAQLTQPVRKLSLGERMKAEMMAALLHRPQVLFLDEPTLGLDVNAQVAVREFLRDYNRRYQATILLTSHYMADITALCRRVLLIYQGQLIYDGSLEGLLDRFAPYREVTLDLATDGDAAILSRYGELESLEGCTARLIVRREALTHTVSQLLGDLDVQDLTVSDPPVEEVIGRVFSAGSAELGGRKSA; encoded by the coding sequence ATGCCCACTATTGATGTCGAACAGCTCAGCAAACACTACCCCGTTGCTCTAAAAGAAGCAGGCTTAGGGGGCACTCTGAAGCATTTTTTGCGCCGCCAGTACCGCATGGTGCAGGCGGTGCAGGACATATCGTTTCACATCGAGCCTGGGGAAGTGGTGGGCTTTTTGGGGCCTAACGGGGCTGGCAAAACCACGACTCTAAAGATGCTGACGGGGTTGATTCATCCGTCTAATGGGTCGGTGCGCGTAGGCGATCACATCCCTTTTCAGCGGCGGGCCAGCTTTTTGCAGGACATTACCCTGGTTATGGGTCAGAAGCAGCAGCTGCTGTGGGACCTGCCTGCGCTCGACTCTCTACGCATCAACGGCGCGATCTATGGTCTGTCCGATAAAGAGTTTCGCTACCGAGTTGATGAACTGGCCGACATGCTGTCGCTTCAGGCCCAGCTGACTCAGCCCGTGCGCAAGCTTTCTTTAGGAGAGCGGATGAAGGCTGAAATGATGGCGGCTCTGCTGCATCGCCCCCAGGTGCTGTTTTTAGATGAGCCTACCCTGGGCTTAGATGTCAATGCCCAGGTAGCGGTGCGTGAGTTCTTGCGGGACTACAACCGCCGCTATCAGGCCACAATTTTGCTCACTAGCCACTACATGGCCGACATCACGGCCCTATGCCGACGGGTGCTCTTGATTTACCAGGGGCAGCTGATCTACGACGGTAGCCTGGAGGGGTTGCTTGATCGCTTTGCCCCCTACCGCGAAGTGACCCTAGACCTGGCCACCGATGGCGATGCCGCTATTCTCAGCCGCTACGGTGAATTAGAGAGCTTAGAGGGCTGTACGGCTCGACTGATTGTGCGCCGTGAAGCGCTGACCCACACCGTGAGCCAGCTTCTAGGCGATCTAGACGTGCAAGACTTGACCGTGAGCGATCCGCCCGTGGAGGAAGTGATTGGCCGGGTGTTCTCAGCTGGTTCGGCAGAACTGGGCGGCAGGAAATCGGCGTGA
- the aroC gene encoding chorismate synthase, translating to MGNTFGHLFRITTFGESHGGGVGVVIDGCPPRLAISAEEIQAELDRRRPGQSKITTPRKESDRCEILSGVFQGQTLGTPIAILVRNENTRPQDYSEMVTAYRPSHADATYDAKYGLRNYQGGGRSSARETIGRVAAGAIAKKILQQVAGTEVIGYVKRIQDLEGTIDPDTVTLEQVESNIVRCPDPVAAEQMIDRVEAIRDQGDSIGGVVECIARGVRVGLGSPVFDKLEAELAKGVMSLPASKGFEIGSGFAGTLLTGSQHNDEFYTDAAGTLRTRTNRSGGTQGGITNGENIIIRVAFKPTATIRKAQNTVTNTGEATVLEARGRHDPCVLPRAVPMVEAMMALVLCDHLLRHHGQCELF from the coding sequence ATGGGCAACACCTTTGGGCATTTATTTCGTATCACCACCTTTGGCGAATCCCACGGCGGCGGGGTTGGGGTAGTCATAGACGGCTGCCCCCCACGCCTGGCTATCAGCGCCGAGGAGATTCAGGCTGAGTTAGACCGTCGCCGCCCTGGCCAGAGCAAAATTACTACCCCCCGCAAGGAGAGCGATCGCTGCGAAATTCTCTCTGGGGTATTTCAGGGGCAAACCCTGGGGACGCCCATTGCTATCTTGGTGCGCAACGAGAACACGCGTCCCCAAGACTATAGCGAAATGGTCACCGCCTATCGGCCCTCCCACGCTGACGCCACCTACGACGCCAAGTATGGCCTGCGCAACTACCAGGGCGGTGGGCGATCGTCGGCCAGAGAGACCATTGGCCGGGTGGCTGCCGGGGCGATCGCCAAAAAGATCCTTCAGCAGGTCGCCGGTACCGAAGTGATTGGCTACGTCAAACGCATTCAAGACCTTGAGGGCACCATTGACCCCGACACCGTTACCCTAGAGCAGGTCGAAAGCAATATCGTGCGCTGCCCCGATCCCGTTGCCGCCGAGCAAATGATCGACCGGGTCGAGGCCATTCGTGACCAGGGCGACTCTATCGGCGGCGTGGTCGAATGCATTGCCCGTGGGGTACGCGTGGGGCTAGGCTCCCCTGTATTCGACAAACTAGAAGCTGAGTTGGCCAAGGGCGTCATGTCGCTCCCCGCCAGCAAAGGCTTTGAAATCGGCTCCGGATTTGCTGGCACCTTGCTAACCGGCAGCCAGCACAACGACGAATTTTACACTGACGCAGCCGGCACCCTACGCACCCGCACCAATCGCTCTGGCGGTACCCAGGGCGGCATTACCAACGGCGAAAACATTATTATTCGCGTGGCCTTTAAGCCTACCGCAACCATTCGCAAAGCCCAAAATACCGTCACCAATACTGGCGAAGCGACGGTGCTAGAGGCACGAGGCCGCCATGACCCCTGCGTTCTGCCCCGAGCCGTGCCCATGGTCGAGGCCATGATGGCGCTGGTGCTGTGCGATCATCTGCTGCGCCACCACGGCCAGTGTGAGTTGTTTTAA
- the psb34 gene encoding photosystem II assembly protein Psb34: protein MPYTTEEGGRLNNFANEPKMYEAEPPSASQKRNYLIFGGLALALVAGLMVVAVSVS, encoded by the coding sequence ATGCCATATACCACCGAAGAGGGCGGTCGCCTCAATAATTTTGCCAACGAGCCCAAGATGTATGAAGCTGAGCCGCCCAGTGCCTCCCAAAAGCGCAACTACTTGATTTTTGGGGGGCTGGCGCTAGCGCTGGTGGCTGGGCTGATGGTGGTGGCGGTATCGGTGTCCTAG
- a CDS encoding RDD family protein produces MSLFNTVTIRTPESVELEFVLAGVGSRAVALTLDYLCLGAGLTSLAVVYSFLLVRLLTLDAVLTIPSETVRLWITAIAAVLAFGLYIGYFALFETWWYGQTPGKRYAKIRVIRDDGQPERLPQATLRSLLRPIDDILFIGFFCILLSKSEKRLGDWLAGTLVVQNDAVTSGEIQLPARSQAIGKDLLALVDITHLSPDDFATVREFLQRRQAMSPKAQTLVSDQLARRFKVQLALDTLPTDMTTDTFLEALYSAYQQKP; encoded by the coding sequence ATGTCGCTGTTCAATACCGTCACCATTCGTACCCCCGAGAGCGTGGAACTGGAGTTTGTGCTGGCTGGGGTGGGCAGCCGCGCCGTGGCCCTCACCCTCGACTACCTCTGCCTCGGGGCCGGGTTGACCAGTTTGGCTGTTGTCTACAGTTTTTTGCTGGTGCGGCTGTTGACCCTCGATGCGGTGTTGACTATCCCCAGCGAGACAGTGCGGCTTTGGATTACGGCGATCGCAGCCGTGTTGGCCTTTGGCCTCTACATCGGCTACTTCGCGCTGTTTGAGACCTGGTGGTATGGCCAGACGCCGGGCAAGCGCTACGCCAAAATTCGCGTCATTCGCGACGACGGCCAACCCGAGCGACTGCCCCAGGCCACCCTGCGATCGCTGCTGCGTCCCATCGACGATATTTTATTTATCGGGTTCTTCTGCATTTTGCTGAGCAAGAGCGAAAAGCGGCTTGGCGACTGGCTTGCTGGCACCTTAGTGGTGCAGAACGATGCGGTGACCAGCGGTGAGATTCAGCTGCCAGCGCGATCGCAGGCGATCGGCAAAGACCTGCTGGCCCTAGTCGATATCACCCACCTCTCTCCCGACGACTTTGCCACTGTGCGCGAGTTTTTGCAGCGGCGGCAGGCCATGAGCCCTAAGGCCCAAACTCTTGTCAGTGACCAACTGGCTCGCCGATTCAAAGTACAGCTAGCCCTAGATACCCTACCTACCGATATGACCACCGACACCTTTCTCGAAGCCCTCTACTCCGCCTACCAACAAAAACCTTAA
- the rpsU gene encoding 30S ribosomal protein S21 yields MTQVVVGENEGIESALRRFKRQVSKAGIFSEVKRRRHFETPQEKRKRKAVARRKKRYR; encoded by the coding sequence ATGACACAAGTCGTTGTAGGTGAAAACGAAGGCATTGAATCGGCCCTGCGCCGCTTTAAGCGGCAGGTCTCTAAGGCCGGGATTTTTTCTGAGGTTAAGCGTCGTCGCCACTTCGAGACGCCTCAAGAAAAGCGCAAGCGCAAAGCCGTAGCCCGGCGCAAGAAGCGCTACCGTTAA
- the cysE gene encoding serine O-acetyltransferase, which yields MLKTLIADFRIVFERDPAARNWLEVLTCYPGLHALALHRFSHWLWNLGLPVVPRLISHLARFLTGIEIHPGATIGKGVFIDHGMGVVIGETAIIGDYALIYQGVTLGGTGKEIGKRHPTLGDNVIVGAGAKVLGNIYLGHNVRIGAGSVVLREVPSDCTVVGVPGRIVYRAGERAEPLEHGRLPDSEAQVIRALLDRIEALEKEVQAINQTRPERVLVSAVASKNGIHCRLENRTIEEFLDGSGI from the coding sequence GTGCTCAAAACCCTGATTGCCGATTTTCGCATCGTGTTCGAGCGTGACCCAGCGGCCCGCAACTGGCTAGAGGTGCTGACCTGCTACCCTGGTTTGCACGCCCTAGCGCTGCACCGGTTTAGCCACTGGCTATGGAACCTGGGCTTACCTGTGGTGCCCAGGCTAATCTCCCACCTAGCTCGGTTTCTCACCGGCATTGAAATACACCCCGGGGCCACTATTGGTAAAGGCGTCTTTATCGACCACGGCATGGGGGTAGTCATCGGCGAGACTGCCATTATTGGCGATTACGCCCTGATCTATCAGGGCGTAACTTTGGGAGGCACCGGTAAAGAGATCGGTAAGCGCCACCCCACCCTAGGTGACAACGTCATCGTCGGGGCTGGAGCAAAAGTGTTGGGCAACATTTATCTGGGCCACAATGTCCGCATTGGCGCTGGTTCAGTGGTACTGCGAGAAGTACCCTCCGACTGCACCGTAGTGGGCGTGCCAGGCCGCATCGTCTACCGCGCCGGAGAGCGTGCCGAGCCTCTAGAGCATGGTCGTCTGCCCGACTCCGAGGCACAGGTTATTCGTGCCTTGCTCGACCGCATTGAAGCGTTAGAGAAAGAGGTGCAGGCCATTAACCAAACTCGTCCCGAGCGCGTCCTAGTCAGCGCTGTGGCCTCCAAGAACGGAATTCACTGCCGTTTAGAAAACCGGACCATTGAAGAATTCCTCGATGGCAGCGGCATTTGA
- a CDS encoding MBL fold metallo-hydrolase, whose translation MDVTWLDSNSWLLTVGGQRILVDPWLVGDLVFGQQPWLFRGTHPQARSIPPNIDLILLSQGLEDHAHPPTLEALDRSIPVVGSPSAAKVVERLGYSQITALSHGQTFTLNQRVTIKALPGSPVGPTLVENGYLLRDVETGLSLFYEPHGFHREALKQEGPVDVVITPVLDLALPVVGPIIRGQAGALELVDWLRPQVLLPTADAGEVAYSGLLINWLKSIGSPEVLQAAIAAKGLSTRVLTPTVGQVLPLDLISRQPAPEPV comes from the coding sequence ATGGACGTGACCTGGTTAGACAGCAATTCTTGGTTGCTTACGGTGGGTGGCCAGCGCATTTTGGTAGACCCCTGGCTGGTCGGCGATTTGGTGTTTGGTCAACAGCCCTGGCTGTTTAGAGGAACCCATCCTCAGGCGCGATCGATTCCCCCCAACATTGACCTGATTTTGCTGAGCCAGGGCTTAGAAGACCACGCTCACCCCCCGACCCTAGAGGCCCTAGACCGCTCGATTCCGGTGGTGGGGTCGCCTAGTGCGGCCAAGGTGGTAGAGCGCTTAGGCTACAGCCAGATAACGGCCCTAAGTCACGGGCAGACCTTTACCCTCAACCAGCGAGTGACGATTAAGGCGTTGCCGGGATCGCCCGTGGGGCCTACCCTGGTCGAGAACGGTTACCTGCTGCGAGATGTCGAGACGGGGCTGTCCCTGTTTTACGAACCCCATGGGTTCCACCGGGAAGCACTCAAGCAAGAGGGGCCGGTGGATGTGGTGATTACGCCGGTCCTAGATCTGGCGCTGCCCGTAGTCGGGCCGATTATTCGAGGCCAAGCAGGGGCGCTAGAACTGGTCGATTGGCTCCGGCCCCAGGTGCTGCTGCCCACCGCTGATGCGGGAGAAGTGGCCTACAGCGGCCTGCTGATCAACTGGCTGAAGTCGATCGGTAGCCCTGAGGTGTTGCAGGCGGCGATCGCCGCCAAAGGCCTATCTACGCGAGTGCTGACCCCTACCGTAGGGCAGGTCTTGCCGCTGGACTTAATTTCGCGACAGCCTGCCCCAGAGCCGGTTTAA
- a CDS encoding zinc metallopeptidase, whose translation MFFDPIYLLLVAIPTGVLTFWAQSRVKGTYRKYSQIQSTMGMTGAQVAQTILAKKGVQGVKVEPVAGELTDHYDPGAKTVRLSQGIYGSGSLSAAAVAAHECGHVLQDVEGYKFMNLRAALVPAVNLGSRLGPMLIMAGLIFNILNLAWLGVIFFASVLLFHVVTLPVEFDASRRALRLVDELGILQGNENKGARAVLGAAALTYVATAFTAFLNLLYYVILINRRR comes from the coding sequence ATGTTTTTCGACCCTATCTACCTATTGTTGGTTGCTATCCCTACCGGCGTGTTGACCTTTTGGGCACAGAGCCGGGTCAAAGGTACCTATCGTAAGTACTCCCAAATTCAGTCCACCATGGGCATGACCGGTGCCCAGGTGGCTCAGACAATCTTGGCCAAAAAAGGCGTCCAGGGTGTCAAGGTAGAACCCGTAGCCGGTGAACTCACCGATCACTACGACCCCGGTGCTAAGACCGTCAGGCTATCCCAGGGCATCTACGGCTCAGGGTCGCTCTCGGCAGCGGCGGTAGCGGCCCACGAATGTGGCCATGTCCTGCAAGACGTAGAGGGCTATAAGTTTATGAACTTGCGGGCTGCTCTGGTGCCCGCCGTCAACCTCGGTTCTCGCCTGGGGCCAATGCTGATTATGGCCGGGTTGATCTTCAACATTCTCAACCTGGCCTGGCTAGGGGTCATTTTCTTTGCCTCGGTGCTGCTGTTCCACGTCGTCACCCTGCCCGTTGAGTTTGATGCCTCGCGCCGGGCCTTGCGTTTAGTCGACGAGCTGGGCATTCTCCAGGGCAACGAAAACAAAGGGGCGCGGGCAGTTTTGGGTGCGGCAGCCTTGACCTATGTAGCTACGGCGTTTACGGCGTTTCTCAACTTGCTGTATTACGTCATCTTGATTAACCGCCGCCGTTGA
- a CDS encoding metallophosphoesterase — protein sequence MGYQRFFTGFCLGLVLTVCIACSQRVLLSDANSPSAADGVVEAIAPTEAREGAAPIAAPALSAQAQALVESVPGGLVNPPRKDVRLVVISDLNSAYGSTTYDPEVDRGIALLPFWQPDLVVCGGDMVAGQDRSLTPEQINAMWQAFDDHVAGPLRQYHLPFGFTLGNHDASSATGSNNSFLFQQERDLASAYWTAPDHNPGVNFIDRSAFPFFYTFEQSGIFFMAWDGSSSRIPADRLAWVENALASDAAQQAKARILLGHLPLYGIAVGRDRPGEVLANADQLRTLLERYNVHTYISGHQHAYYPGHRGKLQLLHSGILGSGPRPLIDSALAPWKALTVVDIDFSDPELTTYTTYNIQSLRTVDTTELPRFLAGHNGVVLRRDVDYADLAPDEQSFCTQRLGNALCTGNLPFPRPKTYTA from the coding sequence ATGGGTTATCAGCGCTTTTTCACTGGGTTCTGTTTAGGCCTGGTTCTCACCGTATGTATCGCTTGCTCCCAGCGCGTGCTGCTGTCGGATGCGAATTCGCCATCGGCTGCCGACGGAGTAGTTGAGGCCATAGCCCCAACGGAGGCGCGGGAAGGGGCTGCCCCGATCGCCGCACCAGCCCTTTCGGCCCAGGCCCAGGCGCTGGTGGAGAGCGTGCCGGGCGGGCTGGTCAACCCACCCCGTAAAGATGTACGGCTGGTGGTGATTAGCGACCTCAATAGCGCCTACGGGTCGACCACGTATGACCCAGAAGTCGATCGGGGCATTGCCCTGTTGCCGTTTTGGCAGCCAGACCTGGTGGTCTGCGGCGGCGACATGGTGGCTGGTCAAGACCGATCGCTGACTCCAGAGCAAATTAACGCCATGTGGCAGGCTTTTGACGATCACGTAGCCGGTCCCCTGCGTCAGTACCATCTGCCCTTTGGGTTTACCCTGGGCAACCACGATGCCTCTAGCGCCACCGGGTCTAACAACAGCTTTTTGTTCCAGCAGGAGCGTGACTTGGCCTCGGCCTATTGGACTGCCCCCGACCACAATCCTGGGGTTAACTTTATCGATCGCTCAGCCTTTCCGTTTTTCTACACCTTTGAGCAGTCGGGCATCTTTTTTATGGCTTGGGATGGGTCTTCCAGCCGCATTCCCGCCGACAGGCTGGCTTGGGTAGAGAACGCCCTGGCCAGCGATGCGGCACAGCAGGCTAAGGCCCGCATTCTTCTGGGTCATTTGCCCCTCTATGGCATCGCCGTAGGGCGCGATCGCCCCGGCGAAGTGCTAGCCAATGCCGATCAGCTGCGCACGCTGCTAGAGCGCTACAACGTCCACACCTACATCAGTGGTCATCAGCATGCTTACTATCCCGGCCACCGAGGCAAGCTGCAACTGCTGCACTCGGGCATTTTGGGGTCTGGCCCGCGCCCGCTCATCGACAGCGCTCTCGCTCCCTGGAAAGCCCTCACCGTAGTCGATATCGACTTTAGCGATCCCGAGCTGACCACTTACACCACCTACAATATTCAGAGCCTGCGCACCGTTGACACCACAGAACTGCCTCGGTTTTTAGCAGGGCACAACGGCGTTGTGCTGCGGCGCGATGTCGACTATGCCGACCTGGCTCCTGACGAACAGTCCTTTTGCACCCAACGCCTAGGCAACGCCCTCTGCACCGGCAACTTGCCCTTCCCCAGGCCCAAGACCTATACCGCATAA
- a CDS encoding orange carotenoid protein N-terminal domain-containing protein, producing MTAIDIPLQFEQTVQAFEAADVDCQIAVLWQIYDTLGQAFAAIAPVALFSQAVQQLISQIQQVDPQDQLSVLRDILSGADTRFTQVYQALNANMKLAFWHRLFHLMPASRLPMATCQTGSAMTQPLLTRLNTMGLNERLHFLRRVVS from the coding sequence ATGACTGCTATTGACATTCCCCTCCAGTTTGAGCAGACCGTTCAAGCCTTTGAAGCTGCTGATGTAGACTGCCAAATCGCGGTGCTCTGGCAAATCTACGACACTCTCGGGCAGGCCTTTGCGGCGATCGCCCCGGTAGCCCTGTTTTCCCAAGCGGTGCAGCAGTTGATTAGCCAAATCCAGCAGGTCGATCCCCAAGATCAACTCTCGGTTTTGCGCGATATTCTATCGGGGGCCGATACTCGCTTTACCCAGGTTTATCAAGCGCTCAATGCCAATATGAAGCTGGCCTTTTGGCACCGGTTGTTTCATCTGATGCCCGCTAGCAGGTTGCCCATGGCGACCTGCCAAACCGGCTCTGCTATGACCCAACCCTTGCTAACCCGTCTCAACACCATGGGCCTCAACGAGCGCCTGCACTTTTTACGCCGGGTAGTGAGCTAG
- a CDS encoding polymer-forming cytoskeletal protein, whose translation MFKRKPTPPLTYLSQKTEFEGVLHAEGMLRVDGIIHGTVDIKGDLEISTTGLIEGPEVKAHNIVVQGVLKARVLAEGKLTLSRTARLEGDVVAGALEIEPGAYYTGYIETRDAKSLPPVREVPELYGTTEL comes from the coding sequence ATGTTCAAGCGCAAGCCGACTCCGCCGTTGACCTACCTGAGTCAAAAAACTGAGTTCGAAGGAGTACTCCATGCCGAGGGCATGTTACGAGTAGACGGCATCATTCACGGCACCGTAGATATCAAAGGAGATTTAGAGATTTCGACGACTGGGTTGATTGAAGGCCCCGAAGTAAAGGCCCACAATATTGTGGTGCAGGGTGTGCTAAAGGCTCGAGTATTAGCTGAGGGCAAACTCACCCTCAGCCGCACCGCTCGCTTAGAGGGCGACGTGGTCGCGGGTGCCCTCGAAATTGAACCCGGTGCCTACTACACTGGCTACATCGAAACCCGCGATGCTAAGTCGCTACCACCGGTGCGGGAAGTACCCGAACTCTACGGCACGACCGAGTTGTGA
- a CDS encoding stage II sporulation protein M, with protein MNVQRWMARREVSWRQLEALLTQAETSGLKSLSGAQVRQMASLYRSVSADLARAKGHGVGQAVVKDLQRLTSRSYSQIYQGSRRQEWQALGEFCRYGFPAVVQQSWGYIAIATGLFAIGGLVGWWFAWRDPAFLTLVLGQDFVETVKTSQELWTVSIMGIEPVASSGIMINNIGVALWAIVGGVTMVVPQVPMITPPGAFTVFVLVFNGVMLGCVGVLVAQANLAYDLWAFVFPHGALELPAIFMAGGAGLLLARAIVLPGQYRRTDALKHYGMQAVQLLYGIIPMLVIAGLIEGFFSPQTWIPHGLKYAVGIALFLGLVQYCRTQRPQAAPRNPEAQQRINNWSQG; from the coding sequence ATGAATGTTCAGCGTTGGATGGCCCGGCGAGAAGTGAGCTGGCGACAGCTCGAAGCCCTGCTGACCCAGGCCGAAACCAGCGGCCTTAAGTCTCTGTCAGGAGCCCAGGTGAGGCAGATGGCTAGCCTATACCGTTCGGTATCAGCTGATTTGGCTCGGGCTAAGGGGCATGGCGTCGGCCAGGCCGTGGTCAAAGACCTACAGCGGTTGACCAGTCGCAGCTATAGCCAGATTTACCAGGGGTCTCGACGGCAAGAATGGCAGGCCCTGGGAGAGTTTTGCCGCTATGGCTTTCCGGCGGTAGTGCAGCAGAGCTGGGGATATATTGCGATCGCGACGGGCTTATTTGCGATCGGTGGGCTGGTGGGCTGGTGGTTTGCCTGGCGAGATCCAGCCTTTCTGACCTTGGTACTGGGGCAAGACTTTGTCGAAACGGTCAAAACCAGCCAAGAACTTTGGACTGTCTCCATTATGGGCATCGAGCCAGTGGCCTCTAGCGGCATCATGATCAACAATATCGGCGTGGCGCTGTGGGCCATAGTGGGGGGAGTCACCATGGTGGTACCCCAGGTGCCAATGATTACCCCACCGGGAGCGTTTACGGTATTTGTGCTGGTGTTCAATGGGGTGATGCTGGGCTGCGTGGGGGTGCTGGTAGCCCAGGCCAACCTCGCCTACGACCTGTGGGCCTTTGTGTTTCCCCACGGAGCGCTAGAGCTACCGGCTATTTTTATGGCGGGCGGCGCAGGGCTACTGCTGGCGCGAGCGATTGTGCTGCCGGGGCAGTACCGCCGCACCGATGCCCTCAAGCACTACGGCATGCAAGCCGTCCAGCTTTTGTATGGCATCATCCCCATGCTGGTGATCGCCGGGTTGATCGAGGGCTTTTTCTCGCCCCAAACCTGGATTCCCCACGGGCTAAAGTACGCCGTGGGGATAGCTTTATTTCTAGGACTGGTTCAATACTGCCGCACCCAGAGGCCGCAGGCGGCTCCGAGGAATCCCGAGGCCCAGCAACGCATAAACAATTGGTCACAGGGCTAG
- a CDS encoding M23 family metallopeptidase produces the protein MARLQLKPYTVLITATGKAPITLTLKPMSLVVGLMLLVGSPIVWISLLLYQNVQLAQRNHHLAETASEVLTELNVIGAEIEVLKNRAGLPDKVLNRRLIPDREIEMPPKGGVAQAAPAEAMLDQARRQLPGLEALLSRAVKPALEQTLEAEAEQAAAFPSGKPINGTWPVSSEFGLRPNPFNGRGYEMHEGIDFAGPVGKPIVATAEGVVVIADYRGGYGNHVKIDHGYSYETLYAHMSGLAVKLGDRVQRGDVLGYLGSTGRSSGPHLHYSIYRNGQAVNPRHYLKLEETK, from the coding sequence ATGGCCCGTCTCCAGCTAAAACCCTATACCGTACTGATCACGGCAACCGGGAAGGCACCCATTACACTGACCCTAAAGCCAATGTCACTGGTGGTCGGGCTGATGCTTCTAGTCGGGTCACCCATCGTTTGGATCAGTCTGCTGCTCTACCAGAACGTGCAGCTGGCCCAGCGCAATCACCATCTAGCCGAAACAGCGAGTGAGGTGCTGACCGAACTCAACGTCATTGGGGCAGAAATCGAGGTGCTCAAAAATCGGGCCGGGCTACCCGACAAAGTCCTAAACCGCCGTTTGATCCCAGACCGTGAGATTGAAATGCCGCCTAAAGGTGGAGTAGCCCAAGCCGCCCCCGCCGAGGCCATGCTTGACCAGGCTCGCCGCCAGCTGCCTGGCCTAGAAGCGCTGCTGTCTAGGGCGGTGAAACCAGCTTTGGAACAAACCCTTGAGGCGGAGGCCGAGCAGGCGGCGGCCTTTCCCAGTGGTAAACCCATCAACGGAACGTGGCCGGTTTCGTCAGAGTTTGGCTTGCGGCCCAATCCCTTCAACGGACGCGGCTATGAAATGCATGAGGGCATTGACTTTGCGGGGCCGGTGGGCAAGCCGATTGTAGCGACCGCCGAGGGTGTAGTGGTGATCGCAGACTATCGGGGTGGCTATGGCAACCACGTCAAAATCGATCACGGTTACAGTTACGAAACTCTCTACGCCCATATGTCTGGGCTAGCGGTTAAGCTCGGCGATCGCGTTCAGCGGGGCGATGTACTGGGCTATCTGGGCAGCACCGGTCGGTCTTCTGGCCCCCATTTGCACTACAGCATCTACCGCAACGGCCAGGCGGTGAATCCTCGCCATTATTTGAAGCTTGAGGAAACTAAATAG